The following are encoded together in the Astyanax mexicanus isolate ESR-SI-001 unplaced genomic scaffold, AstMex3_surface scaffold_70, whole genome shotgun sequence genome:
- the LOC125798652 gene encoding uncharacterized protein LOC125798652 yields the protein MFAKKELWRHARRCPLKSIAHRESSHDAFKDRRKVLGVATSQSTLSQPISDGVWKILSKMHQDDVSLAVRNDHYILQLAQSLFNKHGHDPSKHEYIRQKIRELGRLIVTLHNTTNIHNLEEAIQPRNFITLTNAVKDVAGFDGENNSYKSPSLALKIGHSLRKVSDLIQCRALMTDDQEGIRSVEMFQKLYEAKWSEFVSHSALSNLSEAKYNKASSLPLTRDIQKLHQFLDQEAESALKVLKGTSCATNYAKLSRLTLCQVILFNRRRAGEVSKMTVKNYQDRKTSKLSDVNFGLSEMEKKLSEHFARVELRGKRDRKVAVLLTPKMTTALSLLVSKRQECGVEDSNTYLFGIPRCQSHYRGQDCLRSYADLCGAENPAYLRSTNLRKHVATISQVMNLKDNELDQLADFLGHDIRVHREFYRLPESTIQVAKISKLLLAMEKGSLSNIQGKSLDQIDDEVDMSNASKEGVEADIFTTWQTEGEGGNIGAGSSVASSGNTAQRGRKTAYVKQPWSSLETKAVMKHFGQHIKKGKLATLTECEACKEAENPILEKRTLQNIRDFVRNRGISHKRLLLSVDR from the exons ATGTTTGCGAAGAAAGAACTGTGGAGACATGCACGGAGATGCCCTTTAAAATCTATAGCCCACAGAGAGAGCTCACATGATGCATTTAAAGACAGAAGAAAAGTTTTGGGTGTGGCAACCTCTCAATCAACCCTGTCCCAACCCATATCTGATGGTGTGTGGAAGATATTGTCGAAAATGCATCAGGATGATGTGTCACTTGCAGTGAGAAATGACCATTACATACTGCAACTTGCTCAgtcattatttaataaacatggcCATGACCCATCTAAACATGAATACATTCGCCAAAAAATAAGAGAACTTGGTCGATTAATTGTCACCCTTCATAATACTACGAACATTCATAACCTGGAAGAAGCCATACAGCCCCGGAACTTCATCACACTCACCAATGCAGTAAAGGATGTAGCAGGATTTGATGGTGAAAACAACAGCTACAAGTCTCCAAGCCTTGCTTTAAAAATTGGTCATTCTCTGAGAAAGGTCAGTGACCTCATACAGTGTCGAGCACTCATGACGGATGATCAGGAGGGCATCAGATCTGTCGAAATGTTCCAAAAACTGTATGAAGCCAAATGGTCAGAGTTCGTCTCCCATTCTGCTTTGTCAAATCTAAGTGAAGCAAAATACAATAAAGCTTCCTCTCTGCCACTAACTAGAGACATACAAAAGCTCCATCAATTCTTAGATCAGGAGGCAGAATCAGCACTGAAGGTTCTAAAAGGGACATCATGTGCTACAAATTATGCTAAACTGTCTAGATTGACTCTTTGTCAAGTCATTCTTTTTAACAGGAGACGGGCAGGCGAAGTGTCAAAGATGACTGTTAAAAATTACCAGGACCGCAAGACTTCAAAGTTAAGTGATGTGAACTTTGGCCTGTCTGAGatggaaaaaaaactttctgaGCATTTTGCCAGAGTTGAGTTAAGAGGCAAAAGAGATCGAAAGGTTGCTGTTCTTCTCACTCCCAAAATGACCACTGCCCTTTCACTTCTTGTAAGCAAAAGACAGGAATGTGGTGTGGAGGACTCAAACACCTACCTTTTTGGAATTCCTCGATGTCAGAGCCACTACAGGGGTCAAGACTGCCTTAGATCCTATGCAGATTTGTGCGGTGCAGAAAACCCAGCATACTTGAGGTCTACAAACCTAAGAAAACATGTTGCTACGATCAGCCAGGTGATGAACCTAAAAGATAATGAGTTGGACCAACTTGCTGATTTTCTTGGGCATGATATACGAGTGCACAGGGAATTTTATCGCCTGCCAGAGTCCACAATTCAGGTGGCAAAAATTTCTAAACTGCTTTTGGCTATGGAAAAGGGAAGTCTGTCCAACATCCAGGGAAAGTCCCTTGACCAGATTGATG ATGAAGTGGATATGAGCAATGCCAGCAAGGAAGGAGTTGAGGCAGACATTTTTACCACTTGGCAAACTGAGGGAGAAG GTGGAAACATTGGTGCAGGCAGCAGTGTGGCTTCTTCTGGAAATACTg CGCAAAGAGGAAGAAAGACGGCTTATGTGAAGCAACCATGGAGCAGTCTGGAAACTAAGGCTGTCATGAAGCACTTTGGGCAGCACATAAAGAAAGGAAAGTTAGCTACCTTGACAGAGTGCGAAGCATGCAAAGAAGCAGAAAACCCCATTCTGGAGAAACGGACATTACAAAATATTAGAGACTTTGTGCGAAACAGGGGAATATCTCACAAGCGCCTTTTACTTTCAGTAGATAGATAA